The region CACCCGGCGAACCGCCCGCACGGAGCCCGGCGTCCCGGGGCCGCCCCCCGGGGGAACCGGTTGACCGAAAGCCCGGTGCCCAGGTGCGCACCCATGCACCATTGACAGGGACGGCAGAACGGAGGCGTCGTGCCACACCTTCCAATCGGCTTCGCGCGGGCGGACGGGGCCGGCGTCCACCCCTCCCCGCACCTGCTCGCCTCCGTACGGGCGGCCACCCTCGCCGGTGACGTGCCGCCGCAAGCACCACGCGCGGTGATCGGCGCGTCCTGGGAGCGCACGCTGGGCCACGGGGTGGACCCGGACGTCGGCCCGCGTACCAGCCTGCTCGGCACCGACGAGATCGAGCACCGCCGGCACAGCACCCCGCTGGCGGACGTGCTGCCGGTGCTCCGCGAGGGCCTGGTCTCCGTCGCGGACGCGGCCTGGCACATCATGGTGGTGACCGACGCCGAGGGCCGGGTGCTGTGGCGGGACGGCAGCCTCGCCGTACGCAGGAGCGCGGACCGGCTCGGCTTCGCGGAGGGCGCCTCCTGGTCGGAGGAGACGGTCGGCACCAACGCCATCGGCACCGCGCTGATCACCGGTACGCCGCTCCAGGTGCATTCGGCCGAGCACTTCGTACGGTCGCACCACGGCTGGACGTGTGCCGCCTCGCCGCTGCACGACCCGCGGGACGGGCGGCTGCTGGGCGTGGTGGACGTCAGCGGCCCGGCCGCGACGGTGCACCCGGCGATGCTGCCGCTGGTGTCGGCGGTGGCCCGGGTGGCGGAGGGCGAGCTGCGCTCGCGGCACTGGGCCGCGGTCGAGCGGCTGCGGTCGGTCGCGGCGCCGCTGCTGGCCGCGATCGGCGGCCAGGCGCTGGTGGTGGACCGGCGCGGCTGGACCGCGGCGGCGACCGGGCTGGCGCCGGCCGGGCGGATCGCGCTGCCCGCCGCGGTGGCGGCCGGGCAGATGTGGCTGCCGTCGCTGGGGTTGTGCCGGATCGAGCCGCTGCCGGGCGGCTGGCTGATCCGGGTGGGCGGCCGGGAGCCGCCCGCGGCGAGCCGGGTGGTGGTCGATGTGAGCCGCCCGGACGGCTGGACGGTCACCGTGGCGGGGCCGGCCGGCAGCTGGTCGCAGCGGCTCACCCCGCGGCACGCGGAGCTGCTGTACGTGCTGGCGCTGCGCCGGGCGGGCAGGACGGCGGCCGAGCTGGCGGACGACCTGTTCGGCGACCCGAGCCGTACCGTGACCGTACGGGCGGAGATGTCCCGGCTGCGCAGGAATCTGGCCGGGGTGCTCGCCCACCGGCCCTACCGTTTCGCCGAGGCGGTCGAGGTCGAGCTGCTGCGGCCGCGCTGCCCGCGGGACCTGCTGCCGCACTCGGCGGCGCCCGCGGTGCTGGCGAGCCGCGCCACCGGCTGAGCGGCGGGATCCGGCCACGGCGGCGTGCGGGCGTCCGCTTACCCTTGGCGCCATGAGCACCGCCGTGACCACCTGGTCCCTCGAACTGACCGCGCAGGGAGAGCTGCGCCCCGCAGCCGTGCCCGCGGCCGATTCCGGTGTCCGGATCGTGCGGGCCGAGGTCCCCTCACCGGACTTCGGGCGCTTCCTCTACACCGCGGTGGGCGCGGACTGCTCGTGGTTCGACCGGCTGCCGTGGCCGCCGGAGCGGTGGCGCGCGCTGCTGGAGCGGCCGGGCACCGAGCTGTGGGTGGCGTACGAGCACGGCACCCCGGCCGGTTACGTGGAGCTGGCCGGGCAGGACGAGGGCGTGGTGGAGATCGGGTACTTCGGGCTGCTGCCCGACTTCCGCGGCCGGGGCATCGGCGGCCATCTGCTGTCGTACGGCACCACGCGGGCCTGGGACCTGGGCGATCGGTGGCCGGAGCGGCCGGCGACCCGGCGGGTGTGGGTGCACACCTGCTCGCTGGACGGGCCGTACGCGCTGGACAACTACCGGCGGCGCGGCTTCCGGGTGTACGACACGGTGACGGCGGTGCCCGCGGTGCGCCCGCGGCGCCCGCTGGGTGGCAGGAGTGACGCATGACACAAGGTCTCGCATTGCGAGATACTTTGGTCCACATGCTGGATAGCGGTGGACTCGCCCGAGACCTGCGTGCCACGCTTTCGTCATGTCACGCACTGGAATCGCCTTGGTAGGTCGGCCGCACGTCGACTTCTGCCGCGTGTCCAGCGCCATCTGTCCGACGGGCTGACCGCACAGCCGCACCGCTCCGCCATCCCCGTCGTCGTGGATGCACGGGAGTCCCCCGCCGTCCGCCGCGCGTGCACCGCCGCTCTGCGTTTCCCCAGGCCACAGGGTACTTCCGCGCCGTCAACGACCGTATTCGAGCCTGTCAGAAGGACGCATCGCCATGGCATCCAGCCCCGAGACCCCCCAGCAGCCGGCCGGGGGTACGCCCAGGTCCGCGCCCGCCCGTCGCAAGACGAGCCGGCACCGCGGTGAAGGCCAGTGGGCCAAGGGCCACTTCACGCCGCTCAATGCCAACGAGCAGACGAAGAAGGACGACGACGGTCTCAACGTCCGGACGCGCATTGAGACGATCTACTCCAAAGCGGGATTCGACTCCATCGACGGCGCCGACCTGCGCGGCCGGATGCGCTGGTGGGGGCTCTACACCCAGCGCCGCCCCGGCATCGACGGCGGCCGGACCGCGATCCTGGAGCCCGAGGAGCTGGACGACCGCTACTTCATGATGCGGGTCAGGATCGACGGCGGCCGCCTCACGGTGGCGCAGCTGCGGGTGATCGGCGAGATCTCGCAGGAGTTCGCCCGCGGCACCGCCGACATCACCGACCGGCAGAACGTGCAGTACCACTGGATCCGTATCGAAGACGTGCCGGAGATCTGGCGCCGCCTGGAGTCGGTGGGCCTGTCCACCACCGAGGCCTGCGGCGACACCCCGCGGACGATCCTCGGCTCCCCGGTGGCCGGTATCGCCGCGGACGAGATCATCGACGGCACCCCGGCGGTCGACGAGATCAAGAGCCGCTACATCGGCAGCAAGGAATTCTCCAACCTGCCGCGCAAGTTCAAGACCGCGGTCTCCGGCTCGCCGCTGCTCGACGTGGTGCACGAGATCAACGACATCGCCTTCGTCGGTGTGCGGCACCCCGAGCACGGCCCCGGCTTCGACCTGTGGGTCGGCGGCGCGCTGTCCACCAACCCGCGGCTGGGCGAACGGCTCGGCGCCTGGGTGCCGCTGGCCGAGGTGCCGGACGTGTGGGCCGGCGTGGTGGGGATCTTCCGCGACTACGGCTACCGGCGGCTGCGCTCGCGCGCCCGGCTGAAGTTCCTGCTGGCCGACTGGGGTGTGGAGAAGTTCCGCCAGGTGCTCCAGGACGAGTACCTCAAGCGGGAGCTGATCGACGGCCCGGCTCCCGAACTGCCGCGGCAGCAGTGGCGCGACCACGTCGGGGTGCACCTGCAGAAGGACGGCCGCTACTACGTCGGCTTCGCCCCCCGGGTCGGCCGGATCGACGGCGCCACCCTGACGAAGATCTCCGAACTGGCCGCGGACCACGGCTCCGACCGGCTGCGTACCACCACCGACCAGAAGATGCTGGTGCTGGACGTCGAGGAGTCCAGGATCGAGTCGCTGGTGGCCGGCCTGGAATCGCTCGACCTCCAGGTCCGCCCCTCGCCCTTCCGGCGCGGCACGATGGCCTGCACCGGCATCGAGTTCTGCAAGCTCGCGATCGTCGAGACCAAGGCGCGCGGCGCGTCCCTGATCGACGAACTGGAGCGCAGGCTCCCGGACTTCGACGAGCCGATCGGCATCAACGTCAACGGCTGCCCGAATTCCTGCGCCCGGATCCAGACCGCCGACATCGGCCTCAAGGGCCAGCTGGTCACCGGCCCCGACGGCGAGCAGACCGAGGGCTTCCAGGTGCACCTGGGCGGCAGCCTCGGCCTTGAGCCCGGCTTCGGCCGCAAGGTGCGCGGCCTGAAGGTCACCGCGGCCGAACTCCCCGACTACGTCGAGCGGGTGCTCACCCGCTTCCAGGCCGAGCGCACCGACGGCGAGCGGTTCGCCCAGTGGGCGGCGCGGGCCTCGGAGGAGGCGCTGTCATGACCGAGCGAGCCGCCCCGTTCTACTGCCCCTACTGCGGGGACGAGGATCTGCGTCCGTCCGAGGAAGGCCATGGCGCCTGGGAATGCCGGGCGTGCAGCCGGGCATTCCAGTTGAAGTTCCTCGGGCTGCTGGCCAGGAGGCCGGCCGCCGACTCTCCGCAGGGAGGCGCTTCGTGACCACCGCACCGTATACGACCCAGGACCTGGAACAGCTGGCGCAGGAGGCGGGCCGCGACCTGGAGGAGGCGTCCGCGCTCGACATCCTGCGCTGGGCCGCCGGCACCTTCGGGCCGCGCTGGTGCGTGACGTCCTCGATGGAGGACGCCGTCGTGGCGCACCTCGCCTCGCGCGCGCTGCCCGGGGTGGACGTGGTCTTCCTGGACACCGGCTACCACTTCCCGGAGACCATCGGCACCCGGGACGCGGTCGCGGCGGTGATGGACGTCAACGTCATCACCCTCACCCCGCGGCAGAGCGTCGCCGAGCAGGACGCGCAGTACGGGCCGAAGCTGCACGACCGCGACCCCGACCGGTGCTGCGCGCTGCGCAAGGTCGCCCCGCTCGAAGAGGGCCTGTCCGGCTACGACGCCTGGGCGACGGGACTGCGCAGGGACGAGTCGCCGACCCGCGCGAACACCCCGGTCGTCAGCTGGGACGCCAGGCGGCAGAAGGTCAAGATCGCCCCGATCGCCCGCTGGACGCAGGCGGACGTGGAGGCCTACGTCGCCGAGCACGGTGTGCTCACCAACCCGCTGCTGACGGACGGTTACGCCTCCGTCGGCTGCGCGCCCTGCACCCGCCGGGTGCTGGAGGGCGAGGACGCCCGCGCCGGCCGCTGGGCGGGGCTCGGCAAGACCGAGTGCGGTATCCACCAGTGACGGCACCCCAGGAGCAGGAGACCCCGATGACCGCCGGCGCCACCGTATGGCTCACCGGGCTGCCGAGCGCGGGCAAGACCACCATCGCCCTGGCGCTGGCGGACACGCTGCGGGCGGCGGGCCGCCGGGTCGAGGTGCTGGACGGCGACGAGATCCGCGAATTCCTGTCCGCGGGCCTGGGATTCACCCGCGAGGACCGGCACACCAATGTGCAGCGGATCGGCTTCGTCGCCGAACTGCTGGCCTCCCACGGGGTGCTGGTGCTGGTGCCGGTCATCGCGCCGTACACCGACAGCCGCGAGGCGGTGCGCAAGCGCCACCAGGCGCACGGCACCGGTTATGTGGAGGTCCACGTGGCCACCCCGGTCGACGTGTGCTCGGTGCGCGACGTGAAAGGCCTGTACGCCCGGCAGGCGGCCGGTGAACTGACCGGTCTGACCGGGGTGGACGACCCGTACGAGGTCCCGGACAGTCCCGATCTGCGGATCGAGACGCAGGGCAGCACGGTGGAACAGTCCGCCGCAGCGGTGCACGCGCTGCTGACCGAGAGGGGCCTGACGATATGACCGCGACCGTCACGCACGCCGCACAGCAGGACAGCCCGTACGCGCTGACGCACCTGGACGCGCTGGAGTCCGAGGCGGTGCACATCTTCCGCGAGGTGGCGGGCGAGTTCGAGCGGCCGGTGGTCCTCTTCTCCGGCGGCAAGGACTCGATCGTCATGCTGCACCTGGCGCTCAAGGCGTTCGCGCCGGCGGCGGTGCCGTTCTCGCTGCTGCACGTGGACACCGGGCACAACTTCCCCGAGGTGCTGGACCTGCGCGACCGTACGGTCGCCGAGCACGGCCTGCGGCTGCATGTCGCCAAGGTGCAGGACTACATCGACGACGGGCGGCTGCGCGAGCGGCCCGACGGGCTGCGCAATCCGCTCCAGACCGTGCCGCTGACCGAGGCGATCTCCGCGCACCGCTTCGACGCGGTCTTCGGCGGCGGGCGGCGCGACGAGGAGAAGGCCAGGGCCAAGGAGCGGGTCTTCTCGCTGCGCGACGAGTTCTCCCAGTGGGACCCGCGCCGGCAGCGCCCCGAGCTGTGGCAGCTCTACAACGGCCGGCACGCGCCCGGCGAGCACGTCCGGGTCTTCCCGCTGTCCAACTGGACCGAGCTGGACGTGTGGCAGTACATCGCCCGGGAGGCGATCGAGCTGCCGGAGATCTACTTCGCGCACGAGCGTGAGGTCTTCAACCGCGGCGGCATGTGGCTGACCGCGGGCGAGTGGGGCGGCCCCAAGGCCGGTGAGCCGGTGCAGACCCGGATGGTGCGCTACCGCACGGTCGGCGACATGTCCTGCACCGGCGCGGTCGATTCCGCCGCGACCACGCTGGACGCGGTCATCACCGAGATCGCCGCGTCCCGGCTGACCGAACGGGGTGCCACCCGCGCCGACGACAAGATGTCGGAGGCGGCCATGGAGGACCGCAAGCGCGAGGGGTACTTCTAACCATGACCAGCACCACGAGCCCGCTGACCGCAGAACAGCTGTCGGCGACCACCCTGCTGCGGTTCGCCACCGCCGGTTCCGTGGACGACGGCAAGTCCACCCTGGTGGGCCGGCTGCTGCACGACTCCAAGTCGGTGCTCAGCGACCAACTGGAGGCGGTCGAGCGGGTGTCGCTGGGCCGCGGCCAGGAGACGCCCGACCTCGCGCTGCTCACCGACGGCCTGCGGGCCGAGCGGGAGCAGGGCATCACCATCGATGTGGCGTACCGTTACTTCGCCACCGCGCGGCGCCGGTTCATCCTGGCCGACACGCCCGGCCATGTGCAGTACACGCGGAACATGGTGACGGGCGCCTCGACCGCGGAGCTTGCCGTGGTGCTGGTGGACGCCCGCAACGGCGTGGTCGAGCAGACCCGCAGGCATGCCGCGGTCGCGGCGCTGCTGCGGGTGCCGCACGTGGTGCTGGCGGTCAACAAGATGGACCTGGTGGAGTACGCCGAGCCGGTCTTCGCCGCCATCGCCGAGGAGTTCACCGCCTACGCGGCCTCGCTCGGCGTCCCGGAGATCACCGCGATCCCGATCTCCGCGCTGACCGGCGACAACGTGGTGGAGCCGTCGGCGAACATGGACTGGTACGGCGGCCCGACGGTGCTCGAACACCTGGAGACGGTCCCGGTCAGCCACGACCTGACCGACTGCCCCGCGCGCTTCCCCGTGCAGTACGTGATCAGGCCGCAGACCGCGGAGCACCCCGACTACCGCGGCTACGCCGGCCAGATCGCGTCCGGCCTGCTGCGGGTCGGCGAAGCGGTGACCGTACTGCCCTCGGGGCGTACCACCACCATCTCCGGCATCGACGCGCTGGGCCGCAGCGTGGACACCGCGTGGGCGCCGCAGTCGGTCACCGTGCGGCTGACCGACGACCTGGACGTCTCGCGCGGCGACCTGATCGCGCCGTCGGGTTCGCTGCCCCCGGTGACGCAGGACGTACGGGCCACGGTGTGCCATCTGCACGAGCGGCCGCTGCGGATCGGCGAGCGGGTGCTGCTCAAGCACGCCACCCGGACGGTGAAGGCGATCGTCAAGGCGCTGCCGTACCGGATCGACCTGTCGCACGGCCTGGCGCACGAGAACGACCCGGTGGCGCTGGAGGTCAACGACATCGGCGCGGTGCAGCTGCGCACCGCAGAACCGCTGCCGATCGACACCTACGCGGAGGCGCGGCTCACCGGCGCTTTTCTGCTGATCGACCCCGCGGACGGCACGACGCTGACGGCCGGCATGGCGGGCGAGGCGTTCGCGGAACCCCCGGCGGCGCCCGCCGGCGCGGCCGATGACGAGGGATGGGACTTCTGATCATGGCTCAGGAAGCCTTTTCGGGATTCGCGAAGGAGGGCGGGCGCGTCGGCAGCGGCTCGCTCGGCTCGGGTACGGGCGGGGTGGCGCGATGTGTGCGCTGACCCTGAAGCCGGCGGCCCGCGGTACGACCGCGGCCGCCGTCGTACGCCCCTGTCGCGCTCCGCGCGTCACGATGCACCGCCTTCGAAGACCTGACGAAACTCCGGCCGCGCCCTAGCGCGCGACACGCCGGGCCTTACGAGAGGACACACCCGTGTCTGCGCAACACCGTCCCGCGTACAGACTTATCGCCGTGGCTGCCACCCTGCCGCTCCTCTTCGGCGCTCTCGCCGCCTGCAGCTACGGCTCCGACAAGAAGTCGGACGACGACACCAAGGCGACCACCGCGCCCAGCGGTTCCGCGACCGCCGCGAAGCTGTCCGCCGACGAGGTGAAGATCGGCTACTTCCCCAACCTGACCCACGCCACCGCTCTGGTCGGGCTCAAGGAGGGGTTCTTCCAGCAGGAGCTGGGCGACACCAAGATCAAGGAAGCCACCTTCAACGCGGGACCCGCCGAGATCGAGGCGCTGAACGCCGGGGCGATAGACATCGGCTGGATCGGCCCCTCCCCCTCGATCAACGGCTACACCAAGTCGGGCGGCACCAGCCTGAAGATCATCTCGGGCTCCGCCTCGGGCGGCGTGAAGCTGGTGGTCAACCCGAAGAAGATCAAGACCCTGGCCGACGTCAAGGGCAAGAAGATCGCCACCCCGCAGCTCGGCAACACGCAGGACGTGGCGCTGCTGAACTGGATCAAGACGCAGGGCTGGAAGGTCGACGCGCAGAGCGGCAAGGGCGACGTGTCGGTGGTGCGCACCGACAACAAGATCACCCCCGACGCGTACAAGAACGGCTCCATCGACGGTGCGTGGGTGCCGGAGCCCACCGCCTCGAAGCTGGTCAGCGAGGGTGCCAAGGTGCTGCTCGACGAGAACACGCTGTGGCCGAACAACCAGTTCGTGATCACCAACGTGATCGTGTCGCAGAAGTTCCTGTCCGCCCACCCCGATGTCGTCGAGGCGGTGCTGCGCGGTTCTGTGAAGACCAACGCGTGGATCAAGGCCAACTCCGACAAGGCGAAGGCCGACGCGAACTCCGAGCTGGAGCGGCTGACCCAGAAGGCGCTGCCCGCCGCCGTCCTGGACCCGGCGTGGAAGTCCATCCAGGTGCTGGACGACCCGCTGGCCGCGACCGCCAAGTCCGAGGCCGAGCACGCGGTGTCCGCGGGCCTGCTCAAGGCGCCGAAGCTGGACGGCATCTACGACCTGACGCTGCTCAACAAGGTGCTGAAGGCCCAGGGGCAGCCGGCGGTCGACGCGGCGGGTCTGGGCACCCAGTAAGCGCACGGCGGCAACAGCAGCAGCCTTGACCAGCAGTCGACCCGAGTAACCCCCAGGAGGTGACATCCATGGCCGACACTCTCGCCAGTGCCGCCGCGCAGGGCGCGGAAAGCGCCGCGTACGCGGCCAGGCTCGACCATGTGTCGAAGGCGTTCGGCAGGCCCGGCGCCCAGCAGCTCGTGCTGGACGACATCACGCTCGATGTCCGGCCGGGCGAGTTCGTCTGCCTCCTGGGCGCCTCGGGCTGCGGCAAGTCGACGCTGCTGAATCTGGTCGCGGGGCTCGACAAGCCGTCCGCCGGGAGCATCGACGCTCCCGGCGGCCGGCCGGCCCTGATGTTCCAGGAGCACGCCCTCTTCCCGTGGCTGACCGCGGGCAAGAACATCGAACTGGCGCTGCGGCTGCGCGGCGTGCCGCGCGAGGAGCGCCGCCCCGAGGCCGAGAAGCTGCTGTCGCTGGTGCGGCTCGGCGGGGC is a window of Streptomyces sp. NBC_01477 DNA encoding:
- a CDS encoding sulfate adenylyltransferase subunit 1; translation: MTSTTSPLTAEQLSATTLLRFATAGSVDDGKSTLVGRLLHDSKSVLSDQLEAVERVSLGRGQETPDLALLTDGLRAEREQGITIDVAYRYFATARRRFILADTPGHVQYTRNMVTGASTAELAVVLVDARNGVVEQTRRHAAVAALLRVPHVVLAVNKMDLVEYAEPVFAAIAEEFTAYAASLGVPEITAIPISALTGDNVVEPSANMDWYGGPTVLEHLETVPVSHDLTDCPARFPVQYVIRPQTAEHPDYRGYAGQIASGLLRVGEAVTVLPSGRTTTISGIDALGRSVDTAWAPQSVTVRLTDDLDVSRGDLIAPSGSLPPVTQDVRATVCHLHERPLRIGERVLLKHATRTVKAIVKALPYRIDLSHGLAHENDPVALEVNDIGAVQLRTAEPLPIDTYAEARLTGAFLLIDPADGTTLTAGMAGEAFAEPPAAPAGAADDEGWDF
- the cysD gene encoding sulfate adenylyltransferase subunit CysD, coding for MTATVTHAAQQDSPYALTHLDALESEAVHIFREVAGEFERPVVLFSGGKDSIVMLHLALKAFAPAAVPFSLLHVDTGHNFPEVLDLRDRTVAEHGLRLHVAKVQDYIDDGRLRERPDGLRNPLQTVPLTEAISAHRFDAVFGGGRRDEEKARAKERVFSLRDEFSQWDPRRQRPELWQLYNGRHAPGEHVRVFPLSNWTELDVWQYIAREAIELPEIYFAHEREVFNRGGMWLTAGEWGGPKAGEPVQTRMVRYRTVGDMSCTGAVDSAATTLDAVITEIAASRLTERGATRADDKMSEAAMEDRKREGYF
- a CDS encoding phosphoadenylyl-sulfate reductase → MTTAPYTTQDLEQLAQEAGRDLEEASALDILRWAAGTFGPRWCVTSSMEDAVVAHLASRALPGVDVVFLDTGYHFPETIGTRDAVAAVMDVNVITLTPRQSVAEQDAQYGPKLHDRDPDRCCALRKVAPLEEGLSGYDAWATGLRRDESPTRANTPVVSWDARRQKVKIAPIARWTQADVEAYVAEHGVLTNPLLTDGYASVGCAPCTRRVLEGEDARAGRWAGLGKTECGIHQ
- a CDS encoding putative leader peptide; translation: MSRTGIALVGRPHVDFCRVSSAICPTG
- a CDS encoding GNAT family N-acetyltransferase — protein: MSTAVTTWSLELTAQGELRPAAVPAADSGVRIVRAEVPSPDFGRFLYTAVGADCSWFDRLPWPPERWRALLERPGTELWVAYEHGTPAGYVELAGQDEGVVEIGYFGLLPDFRGRGIGGHLLSYGTTRAWDLGDRWPERPATRRVWVHTCSLDGPYALDNYRRRGFRVYDTVTAVPAVRPRRPLGGRSDA
- a CDS encoding nitrite/sulfite reductase, producing MASSPETPQQPAGGTPRSAPARRKTSRHRGEGQWAKGHFTPLNANEQTKKDDDGLNVRTRIETIYSKAGFDSIDGADLRGRMRWWGLYTQRRPGIDGGRTAILEPEELDDRYFMMRVRIDGGRLTVAQLRVIGEISQEFARGTADITDRQNVQYHWIRIEDVPEIWRRLESVGLSTTEACGDTPRTILGSPVAGIAADEIIDGTPAVDEIKSRYIGSKEFSNLPRKFKTAVSGSPLLDVVHEINDIAFVGVRHPEHGPGFDLWVGGALSTNPRLGERLGAWVPLAEVPDVWAGVVGIFRDYGYRRLRSRARLKFLLADWGVEKFRQVLQDEYLKRELIDGPAPELPRQQWRDHVGVHLQKDGRYYVGFAPRVGRIDGATLTKISELAADHGSDRLRTTTDQKMLVLDVEESRIESLVAGLESLDLQVRPSPFRRGTMACTGIEFCKLAIVETKARGASLIDELERRLPDFDEPIGINVNGCPNSCARIQTADIGLKGQLVTGPDGEQTEGFQVHLGGSLGLEPGFGRKVRGLKVTAAELPDYVERVLTRFQAERTDGERFAQWAARASEEALS
- a CDS encoding ABC transporter ATP-binding protein, whose product is MTSMADTLASAAAQGAESAAYAARLDHVSKAFGRPGAQQLVLDDITLDVRPGEFVCLLGASGCGKSTLLNLVAGLDKPSAGSIDAPGGRPALMFQEHALFPWLTAGKNIELALRLRGVPREERRPEAEKLLSLVRLGGAYGKRVHELSGGMRQRVALARALAQDSQLLLMDEPFAALDAITRDVLHDELTRIWSETDLSVLFVTHNVREAVRLAERVVLLSSRPGRINREWTIDIPQPRRIEDAAVADLSVEITEELRGEIRRHGQH
- the cysC gene encoding adenylyl-sulfate kinase produces the protein MTAGATVWLTGLPSAGKTTIALALADTLRAAGRRVEVLDGDEIREFLSAGLGFTREDRHTNVQRIGFVAELLASHGVLVLVPVIAPYTDSREAVRKRHQAHGTGYVEVHVATPVDVCSVRDVKGLYARQAAGELTGLTGVDDPYEVPDSPDLRIETQGSTVEQSAAAVHALLTERGLTI
- a CDS encoding GAF domain-containing protein, with amino-acid sequence MPHLPIGFARADGAGVHPSPHLLASVRAATLAGDVPPQAPRAVIGASWERTLGHGVDPDVGPRTSLLGTDEIEHRRHSTPLADVLPVLREGLVSVADAAWHIMVVTDAEGRVLWRDGSLAVRRSADRLGFAEGASWSEETVGTNAIGTALITGTPLQVHSAEHFVRSHHGWTCAASPLHDPRDGRLLGVVDVSGPAATVHPAMLPLVSAVARVAEGELRSRHWAAVERLRSVAAPLLAAIGGQALVVDRRGWTAAATGLAPAGRIALPAAVAAGQMWLPSLGLCRIEPLPGGWLIRVGGREPPAASRVVVDVSRPDGWTVTVAGPAGSWSQRLTPRHAELLYVLALRRAGRTAAELADDLFGDPSRTVTVRAEMSRLRRNLAGVLAHRPYRFAEAVEVELLRPRCPRDLLPHSAAPAVLASRATG
- a CDS encoding aliphatic sulfonate ABC transporter substrate-binding protein, whose protein sequence is MAATLPLLFGALAACSYGSDKKSDDDTKATTAPSGSATAAKLSADEVKIGYFPNLTHATALVGLKEGFFQQELGDTKIKEATFNAGPAEIEALNAGAIDIGWIGPSPSINGYTKSGGTSLKIISGSASGGVKLVVNPKKIKTLADVKGKKIATPQLGNTQDVALLNWIKTQGWKVDAQSGKGDVSVVRTDNKITPDAYKNGSIDGAWVPEPTASKLVSEGAKVLLDENTLWPNNQFVITNVIVSQKFLSAHPDVVEAVLRGSVKTNAWIKANSDKAKADANSELERLTQKALPAAVLDPAWKSIQVLDDPLAATAKSEAEHAVSAGLLKAPKLDGIYDLTLLNKVLKAQGQPAVDAAGLGTQ